Proteins from a single region of Octopus bimaculoides isolate UCB-OBI-ISO-001 chromosome 11, ASM119413v2, whole genome shotgun sequence:
- the LOC106875734 gene encoding BRISC and BRCA1-A complex member 2, with product MDPEIWNRLSPTIVHYVETLVRHGQVGIGAGNIYIKDVLSSCPSITLPPKGDRFKVALPYAGCFVTWEVLFDCNHPDDPPDFIFDADQKGFAPELETIESLINWDHYKASSLLIVLQELLGKYRLYQQQLVESNYRLKFEYESLLEHTDVKPEEVEMHISRTENQAVGPVHFLIKMSVDFSRIPSYLTKDDPGEDNAVLLLMFPYPGAPTVNPQLHLSPRVENALGGSANLRIPPFPNGGVLIDYVPKVNQLLKNKVEQVVQSYEKRKEYIASFLSHFARSLIEYDAEGFSRISFLFEWNDFFFIFEGKPHHFFKMYLSTISALSDIP from the exons ATGGATCCTGAAATTTGGAACCGACTATCTCCAACGATAGTTCATTATGTGGAGACATTGGTTAGGCATGGTCAGGTTGGGATCGGCGCtggaaatatttatatcaaagatGTTTTATCAAG TTGTCCTAGCATAACACTTCCACCAAAAGGTGACCGTTTTAAAGTAGCCCTTCCATATGCTGGTTGTTTTGTAACAT GGGAGGTGCTGTTTGATTGCAACCATCCAGATGATCCTCCAGACTTCATCTTTGATGCTGACCAGAAAGGATTTGCTCCAGAATTAGAAACTATTGAG TCTCTCATTAACTGGGATCATTACAAAGCTTCATCACTTTTGATAGTTCTCCAAGAATTACTTGGCAAATACCGCCTTTATCAACAGCAGCTAGTTGAATCTAATTATCGGTTGAAGTTTGAGTATGAATCCTTACTGGAACACACAGATGTGAAACCTGAAGAGGTGGAGATGCATATCTCAAGGACAGAA AACCAAGCTGTTGGACCTGTAcactttttaataaaaatgtctgtTGATTTTTCTCGGATACCATCATATCTAACAAAG GATGATCCTGGTGAAGACAATGCTGTCCTACTACTGATGTTCCCTTACCCAGGAGCCCCCACAGTTAATCCACAGCTTCATCTGTCACCACGTGTTGAAAA CGCTTTGGGAGGTTCAGCTAACCTGAGAATCCCACCATTTCCAAATGGAGGTGTTCTCATTGACTATGTACCAAAGGTAAACCAGTTGTTAAAAAATAag GTGGAACAAGTTGTACAAAGTtatgagaaaaggaaagaatatatagCTTCTTTCTTAAGTCATTTTGCAAG GTCTTTAATAGAATATGATGCTGAAGGGTTCTCccgaatttcatttctttttgaatggaatgatttctttttcatttttgaagGTAAGCCACATCATTTTTTCAAGATGTATCTTTCTACAATTTCAGCATTATCTGATATTCCTTGA